A genome region from Myripristis murdjan chromosome 16, fMyrMur1.1, whole genome shotgun sequence includes the following:
- the cd4-1 gene encoding CD4-1 molecule isoform X1 encodes MAILSRGATKMKDFIQFTLILFAVLISTTGGNPEVVFGQVNSTVTLPVTIDATGGIYVSWESEGKTLVKCNPFGSLETNTEEQWKGRLSLSGLSLVIKTVQPSDFQTFTCVLKQMNAVISKTTIRLSRVTVNVKPGALLVKGGTLSLTCDAERTANFKIHWLNPQGDRVATGGAFTKTEVTKQDAGVWTCVLTHDGRESRATVSVTVLDLSPAPPYPLFASTSSLDLTVPCSIPDHLSWENFKAKGLQRGKWSFVPSQASNLISGNPEELGSFSFGDSPTWKAVRDRYYVPDSKNSLSLTMKRPKETDRGEYVCTLEFGGGVTLKSSVHVEVLQMQYPAGAQTVAGQPFNLSCSLGHDLGPDLRVKWIPPSRSALGPLSSGQHLSVSKAGYGEYEKWKCELWRNGTRLTSDEIRLKIVKPPVSVWLLVTICGAIVIFILFLILVLILRRRNRQRKMTPRHPKRRFCQCENPKPKGFYRS; translated from the exons ATGGCTATTCTTTCCAGAGGTGCGACCAAAATGAAGGACTTCATTCAGTTCACCCTCATCCTGTTTGCTGTGCTAATCTCAACAACAG GAGGTAATCCTGAGGTTGTGTTCGGGCAGGTGAACAGCACAGTCACCCTGCCTGTGACCATAGATGCGACTGGTGGGATATATGTGAGCTGGGAAAGTGAGGGCAAAACTCTGGTCAAGTGTAATCCCTTTGGTTCTTTGGAGACCAACAcag AGGAACAATGGAAAGGCAGGTTGTCGTTGTCTGGCTTGTCCCTGGTCATCAAAACAGTCCAACCAAGTGACTTCCAAACTTTCACCTGTGTGCTGAAGCAGATGAATGCTGTTATTTCCAAGACCACAATTCGTCTATCCAGGGTCACCG TGAATGTGAAACCAGGCGCTCTCCTGGTGAAGGGGGGcactctgtctctgacctgcgATGCAGAGCGGACTGCGAACTTCAAGATCCACTGGCTCAATCCCCAGGGGGACAGAGTGGCAACTGGAGGGGCTTTCACCAAGACAGAAGTCACTAAGCAAGATGCCGGTGTGTGGACCTGTGTTTTGACACATGATGGCAGAGAATCTCGTGCCACAGTTTCTGTTACTGTTTTGG ATCTTTCACCAGCTCCTCCGTATCCTCTTTTCGCCTCGACGTCCTCTCTTGACCTCACCGTCCCCTGCTCCATCCCTGATCACCTTTCCTGGGAGAACTTCAAAGCGAAGGGCTTGCAGCGGGGGAAATGGAGCTTTGTCCCTAGCCAAGCCTCGAATCTCATTTCCGGGAACCCAGAGGAGCTTGGGTCCTTCTCTTTTGGGGATTCACCGACCTGGAAGGCAGTCCGTGATAGATATTATGTACCAGACAGCAAAAACAGCCTGTCTTTGACGATGAAACGGccgaaagagacagacaggggagagtATGTCTGCACCTTGGAATTTGGCGGGGGTGTCACTCTGAAGAGCAGCGTACATGTGGAGGTGCTGCAAA TGCAGTACCCTGCAGGTGCACAGACAGTAGCTGGCCAGCCGTTCAACCTGTCCTGCAGCCTCGGCCATGACCTGGGCCCTGACCTCCGTGTGAAATGGATCCCGCCGTCACGATCAGCGCTGGGCCCTTTAAGCTCCGGCCAACATCTCAGTGTCTCGAAGGCGGGTTATGGAGAATACGAGAAGTGGAAGTGTGAGCTGTGGCGGAATGGAACACGGCTGACGTCAGACGAGATCAGGCTGAAGATCG TGAAACCCccagtgagtgtgtggctgctggtgaCCATATGTGGTGCTATAGTCattttcatcctcttcctcatcctcgtTCTTATCCTTCGTCGACGAAACAGACAG CGGAAAATGACGCCCAGGCACCCCAAGCGCAGATTCTGCCAATGCGAGAA cCCCAAGCCAAAAGGATTCTACAGAAGTTAA
- the cd4-1 gene encoding CD4-1 molecule isoform X2: MKDFIQFTLILFAVLISTTGGNPEVVFGQVNSTVTLPVTIDATGGIYVSWESEGKTLVKCNPFGSLETNTEEQWKGRLSLSGLSLVIKTVQPSDFQTFTCVLKQMNAVISKTTIRLSRVTVNVKPGALLVKGGTLSLTCDAERTANFKIHWLNPQGDRVATGGAFTKTEVTKQDAGVWTCVLTHDGRESRATVSVTVLDLSPAPPYPLFASTSSLDLTVPCSIPDHLSWENFKAKGLQRGKWSFVPSQASNLISGNPEELGSFSFGDSPTWKAVRDRYYVPDSKNSLSLTMKRPKETDRGEYVCTLEFGGGVTLKSSVHVEVLQMQYPAGAQTVAGQPFNLSCSLGHDLGPDLRVKWIPPSRSALGPLSSGQHLSVSKAGYGEYEKWKCELWRNGTRLTSDEIRLKIVKPPVSVWLLVTICGAIVIFILFLILVLILRRRNRQRKMTPRHPKRRFCQCENPKPKGFYRS; this comes from the exons ATGAAGGACTTCATTCAGTTCACCCTCATCCTGTTTGCTGTGCTAATCTCAACAACAG GAGGTAATCCTGAGGTTGTGTTCGGGCAGGTGAACAGCACAGTCACCCTGCCTGTGACCATAGATGCGACTGGTGGGATATATGTGAGCTGGGAAAGTGAGGGCAAAACTCTGGTCAAGTGTAATCCCTTTGGTTCTTTGGAGACCAACAcag AGGAACAATGGAAAGGCAGGTTGTCGTTGTCTGGCTTGTCCCTGGTCATCAAAACAGTCCAACCAAGTGACTTCCAAACTTTCACCTGTGTGCTGAAGCAGATGAATGCTGTTATTTCCAAGACCACAATTCGTCTATCCAGGGTCACCG TGAATGTGAAACCAGGCGCTCTCCTGGTGAAGGGGGGcactctgtctctgacctgcgATGCAGAGCGGACTGCGAACTTCAAGATCCACTGGCTCAATCCCCAGGGGGACAGAGTGGCAACTGGAGGGGCTTTCACCAAGACAGAAGTCACTAAGCAAGATGCCGGTGTGTGGACCTGTGTTTTGACACATGATGGCAGAGAATCTCGTGCCACAGTTTCTGTTACTGTTTTGG ATCTTTCACCAGCTCCTCCGTATCCTCTTTTCGCCTCGACGTCCTCTCTTGACCTCACCGTCCCCTGCTCCATCCCTGATCACCTTTCCTGGGAGAACTTCAAAGCGAAGGGCTTGCAGCGGGGGAAATGGAGCTTTGTCCCTAGCCAAGCCTCGAATCTCATTTCCGGGAACCCAGAGGAGCTTGGGTCCTTCTCTTTTGGGGATTCACCGACCTGGAAGGCAGTCCGTGATAGATATTATGTACCAGACAGCAAAAACAGCCTGTCTTTGACGATGAAACGGccgaaagagacagacaggggagagtATGTCTGCACCTTGGAATTTGGCGGGGGTGTCACTCTGAAGAGCAGCGTACATGTGGAGGTGCTGCAAA TGCAGTACCCTGCAGGTGCACAGACAGTAGCTGGCCAGCCGTTCAACCTGTCCTGCAGCCTCGGCCATGACCTGGGCCCTGACCTCCGTGTGAAATGGATCCCGCCGTCACGATCAGCGCTGGGCCCTTTAAGCTCCGGCCAACATCTCAGTGTCTCGAAGGCGGGTTATGGAGAATACGAGAAGTGGAAGTGTGAGCTGTGGCGGAATGGAACACGGCTGACGTCAGACGAGATCAGGCTGAAGATCG TGAAACCCccagtgagtgtgtggctgctggtgaCCATATGTGGTGCTATAGTCattttcatcctcttcctcatcctcgtTCTTATCCTTCGTCGACGAAACAGACAG CGGAAAATGACGCCCAGGCACCCCAAGCGCAGATTCTGCCAATGCGAGAA cCCCAAGCCAAAAGGATTCTACAGAAGTTAA
- the LOC115373641 gene encoding C-type lectin domain family 4 member E-like, with product MNFLNMKGALHFRGRTVLCALIGLLICKASAQPTEAPADLQAELSSLRQTLSYVMNRYRLLCDHYTNMASNCSAPVLSCSACPAGWLHVEDKCFSLSEERLDYENSTARCKEMGSHLAIVETKEQHEALEKEARKFGNFFTYYWIGLTDIENEGVWKWVDNTTLKNPFWAEESHQPDNFNNTEHCVVLESSNHKWSDVPCNFIYPRICEMDAFLL from the exons ATGAACTTCCTGAATATGAAAG GCGCCCTGCACTTCAGAGGCCGCACCGTCctctgtgctctgattggcctgCTCATCTGCAAAGCCTCCGCTCAGCCTACAGAGGCTCCAGCCGACCTGCAGGCAGAGCTGTCGTCTCTGAGGCAGACTCTCAGCTATGTGATGAATCGCTACAGGCTGCTGTGTGACCACTACACCAACATGGCATCCAACTGCTCAGCTCCCG tgctgagctgcagcGCGTGTCCTGCAGGGTGGCTTCACGTGGAGGACAAATGCTTTTCACTCAGTGAGGAGAGGCTGGACTATGAGAATAGTACAGCAAGATGTAAGGAGATGGGCAGCCACCTTGCCATCGTGGAGACCAAAGAACAGCAT GAGGCCCTGGAAAAAGAAGCCAGAAAGTTTGGGAATTTTTTTACATACTACTGGATTGGTCTGACCGACATTGAGAATGAAGGCGTGTGGAAATGGGTGGACAATACAACGCTTAAGAATCC ATTTTGGGCCGAAGAGTCCCACCAGCCAGACAACTTTAATAATACGGAGCACTGTGTGGTGCTGGAAAGCTCCAACCATAAGTGGTCCGACGTCCCCTGCAACTTCATCTATCCCCGAATCTGTGAGATGGATGCCTTCCTGCTCTGA
- the cldc1 gene encoding CD209 antigen-like protein E, whose translation MENREYDSLQEFTEETSSRRNRPVLDHSNGSRGLKRGVECLRSQTALFVLVGLLASICANIVLTVLLFSRPVPGTPLESAALSLKLNSMQTRYILLCEDYTKLGQSCSQTVNKCRACPDAWLHVGDKCYYFSSDKQDWLTSRDSCTEMGSHLAILHTMEQHDALEKEAKKIGGFDYHFWIGLSDMEKEGDWRWVDNTTLEHKYWDQWSSEPDNHLSGGEHGEDCATLDSRAKSWFDVPCENIYKRICQMDAVQFD comes from the exons ATGGAGAACAGAGAGTATGACAGCCTGCAGGAGTTCACTGAGGAAACGTCCAGCAGGAGGAACAGGCCAGTCCTTGACCACAGCAATG GCTCCCGGGGACTGAAGAGGGGCGTTGAGTGTTTGAGGAGTCAGACTGCTCTCTTTGTGCTTGTTGGCCTTTTGGCCTCCATCTGTGCCAACATCGtgctcactgtgctgt tgtttaGCAGGCCAGTGCCAGGTACCCCCTTGGAGTCTGCAGCTCTGAGTCTGAAGCTGAACTCAATGCAGACACGCTACATCCTGCTGTGTGAGGACTACACTAAACTGGGGCAGAGCTGTTCACAGACAG TCAACAAGTGCAGGGCGTGTCCTGATGCGTGGCTTCACGTTGGAGATAAATGCTACTACTTCAGCAGTGACAAACAGGACTGGCTGACCAGCAGAGACAGCTGCACAGAGATGGGCAGCCATCTTGCTATACTGCACACCATGGAACAGCAT GATGCCCTAGAAAAAGAAGCCAAAAAGATTGGTGGATTTGATTACCACTTCTGGATCGGCCTGTCTGATatggagaaggaaggagacTGGAGATGGGTGGACAACACAACACTGGAACACAA ATACTGGGATCAGTGGAGCTCAGAGCCGGATAACCACCTGTCAGGAGGGGAGCACGGAGAGGACTGCGCCACTTTAGACAGCCGTGCAAAGTCATGGTTTGATGTTCCTTGTGAGAACATCTATAAACGCATCTGCCAAATGGATGCCGTCCAGTTTGACTAG
- the cops7a gene encoding COP9 signalosome complex subunit 7a: MEVEQLLSLSGSALAQAVSSLLETPGLYVFSDILELPNVRELETGPHAPVYQLLNLFAYGTYCDYKERAASLPELTPAQRNKLRHLSIISLASNLKCLPYSLLLQQLELKNVRELEDLLIEAVYCDIIQGKLDQRNQQVEVDCSVGRDLGPNELPNIVNTLQEWCTGCEAVLCGIEEQVSRANQYRESQLKVKVQVETEVSNLQKTLKASSASPSSGPAPAGAASNQDADQPAEPRDPASSQEPRQPGKKSSKVKGLRGSGKIWSKSN, from the exons ATGGAGGTGGAGCAGCTCCTGTCTCTGTCCGGCTCAGCACTGGCCCAGGCTGTCAGCTCTCTGCTAGAGACCCCAGGCCTCTACGTCTTCTCTGACATCCTGGAGCTGCCAAACGTcagagag CTGGAGACGGGCCCTCATGCTCCAGTATACCAGCTCCTAAACCTCTTTGCCTATGGAACCTACTGCGACTACAAAG AGAGAGCAGCCTCTCTTCCAGAGTTGACCCcagcacagagaaacaaactccgCCACCTGTCCATTATCAGCTTGGCATCCAACCTCAAG TGCCTGCCATACTCCctgctcctgcagcagctggagctcAAGAATGTGCGGGAGCTGGAGGACCTGCTGATCGAGGCCGTGTACTGTGACATCATCCAGGGCAAGCTGGACCAGAGGAACCAGCAGGTGGAGGTCGACTGCAGCGTGGGGCGCGACCTTGGCCCCAACGAGCTCCCCAACATAGTCAACACGCTGCAGGAGTG gtgTACAGGGTGTGAGGCGGTGCTATGTGGAATTGAGGAGCAAGTCTCAAGAGCAAACCAGTACAGAGAGAGCCAGCTGAAGGTCAAAGTTCAGGTGGAAACAGAG GTTTCAAACCTACAGAAAACGTTAAAGGCCAGCTCTGCCTCTCCATCGTCTGGTCCCGCCCCAGCCGGAGCTGCctccaatcaggacgcagaccAGCCAGCAGAGCCACGAGACCCAGCCTCCTCTCAGGAACCACGACAACCaggcaaaaaaagttcaaagGTGAAAGG GCTGCGTGGCAGTGGGAAGATATGGTCCAAGTCCAACTGA
- the pianp gene encoding PILR alpha-associated neural protein has protein sequence MERCSISPVTRLTALRCLLSLLLVALATQPSTCNRDDSEGEGQVDALPVQLSVTAQVTPTPLWAVVWGPTQPLEDETYHFLPSQETDQPHQHGHQQAASTTTTDIWPFPDGVAGSTEPQEEYPLEARNQEGVGDGGTEAEETEPEEVDPQFYVTVTISSLLILTAVVITAKLCYDRSCSQHPPPLSRGVAPPLSLALPRSLASEDSRQTLHSTPSFTDRER, from the exons ATGGAGAGATG CTCCATCTCTCCTGTCACACGTCTGACTGCCCTccgctgcctcctctccctcctcctggtTGCTCTGGCGACACAACCCTCCACCTGCAACCGTGACGACAGTGAGGGCGAGGGGCAGGTGGACGCCCTGCCGGTCCAGCTGTCCGTCACAGCGCAGGTCACGCCCACCCCCCTCTGGGCAGTGGTCTGGGGCCCCACGCAGCCCCTGGAGGACGAGACCTATCACTTCCTGCCCAGCCAGGAAACTGACCAGCCACACCAGCATGGGCACCAGCAGGCagccagcaccaccaccaccgacATCTGGCCTTTCCCTGACGGAGTGGCGGGCAGTACCGAACCCCAGGAGGAGTACCCGCTGGAGGCCAGGAACCAGGAGGGAGTGGGGGATGGAGGGACggaggcagaggagacagagCCTGAGGAAG tggaCCCTCAGTTCTACGTCACAGTGACCATCTCCTCGCTGCTCATACTGACAGCTGTCGTCATAACAGCCAAACTCTG TTACGATCGCAGCTGTTCCCAGCATCCACCCCCGCTTTCCCGTGGCGTGGcgccccccctctccctcgcCCTCCCTCGTTCCCTCGCTTCGGAGGACAGCCGGCAGACACTGCACAGCACCCCCTCCTTCACCGACAGGGAGAGGTAA